The Hymenobacter sp. 5317J-9 genome has a window encoding:
- a CDS encoding sodium/solute symporter (Members of the Solute:Sodium Symporter (SSS), TC 2.A.21 as described in tcdb.org, catalyze solute:Na+ symport. Known solutes for members of the family include sugars, amino acids, nucleosides, inositols, vitamins, urea or anions, depending on the system.) — protein MGNNLLGHLTTWDHAIVVAYVVILVIIGFRASASQRETPDESIFLANKSLGWASIGFNMWGTNVGPSMLLAFASIGYSTGIVAVNFEWYAFVFLFLLAVVFAPRYLAANVSTMPGFMGRQYGDSTQNILAWYALIKILISWLSLGLFAGGFLVRQILGIPMWQSVIVLVLFAGFFAFVGGLKAIAKVNVFQMILLIAVSLTLTVIGVLKVGGLSKVYHSVPGNYWNLLHPDSDPKYPWYAILLGYPVSAVAFFCTDQAMVQSVLGARNLEQGQLGVNFIGWLKILSLPLFIGTGILCYILFPNLKDPSEAYMTMVTSLFPAGMKGLVIVVLIAVLVGTISSSLNSLSTVFTMDVYARNINPNASNPQIKAVGRLTILVGCGFAVLVALAIDSVKGLNLFDIFQAVLGFIAPPLAVVFLLSVFWKRTTQRAVNGILSLGSAFSLGVGVVYLWVLPSAKYSFWPHYLMLSFLIFAVLFIAAVMLSLTDPAGQARRQAVDYGVLAQPTRRVRLLWAALAAVMVGLYVVFNGH, from the coding sequence ATGGGCAACAACCTACTCGGCCACCTCACCACCTGGGACCACGCCATCGTCGTGGCCTACGTCGTTATCCTCGTGATTATTGGCTTCCGAGCCAGCGCGTCGCAGCGCGAGACACCCGACGAATCCATCTTTCTGGCCAATAAGTCGTTGGGGTGGGCTAGCATCGGGTTCAACATGTGGGGCACCAACGTGGGGCCGTCGATGCTGCTGGCTTTTGCCAGCATCGGGTACAGCACGGGCATCGTGGCGGTGAATTTTGAGTGGTACGCCTTCGTGTTTTTGTTTCTGTTGGCGGTGGTGTTTGCGCCGCGCTACCTGGCGGCCAACGTGAGCACCATGCCGGGCTTCATGGGCCGGCAGTATGGCGACTCCACGCAGAATATTCTGGCTTGGTATGCCCTGATTAAAATCCTGATTTCGTGGCTGTCGCTGGGCTTGTTTGCGGGCGGCTTCCTGGTGCGCCAGATTCTCGGGATTCCCATGTGGCAGTCGGTGATTGTGCTGGTGCTGTTCGCGGGGTTTTTTGCCTTCGTAGGCGGGCTCAAGGCCATTGCCAAGGTCAACGTTTTTCAGATGATTTTGCTGATTGCCGTGTCGCTCACGCTCACGGTTATCGGGGTGCTGAAAGTGGGTGGTTTAAGCAAAGTATACCACAGCGTGCCCGGCAATTATTGGAACCTGCTGCATCCTGATTCCGACCCCAAATACCCGTGGTACGCCATTCTGCTGGGCTACCCGGTGTCGGCGGTGGCGTTTTTCTGCACCGACCAGGCCATGGTGCAATCGGTGCTCGGGGCCCGCAACCTGGAGCAGGGCCAGCTGGGCGTGAACTTCATTGGCTGGCTCAAAATCCTGTCGCTGCCTCTGTTCATCGGCACCGGTATACTGTGCTACATCTTATTCCCCAATCTCAAAGACCCCAGCGAGGCCTACATGACGATGGTCACCAGCCTGTTTCCGGCCGGTATGAAGGGCCTGGTCATTGTGGTACTCATTGCGGTGCTGGTGGGCACCATCAGCTCCTCGCTCAACTCGCTGAGCACGGTTTTCACGATGGACGTGTACGCCCGCAACATTAACCCCAACGCCAGCAACCCGCAAATCAAGGCCGTGGGAAGGCTTACCATTCTGGTTGGGTGCGGCTTTGCGGTGCTGGTGGCGCTGGCCATCGACAGCGTAAAGGGCCTGAATCTGTTCGATATTTTCCAGGCGGTGCTGGGTTTCATCGCGCCGCCGCTGGCCGTGGTATTCCTACTATCGGTGTTTTGGAAGCGCACTACCCAGCGCGCGGTGAACGGGATTTTGTCGCTCGGTTCGGCGTTTAGCCTAGGCGTGGGCGTGGTGTATTTGTGGGTGCTGCCTTCGGCGAAATACAGCTTCTGGCCGCACTACCTGATGCTGTCGTTTCTCATTTTTGCCGTGTTGTTTATCGCCGCAGTAATGCTTTCACTGACGGACCCAGCCGGCCAGGCGCGGCGGCAGGCCGTGGACTACGGCGTGCTGGCCCAGCCCACGCGGCGCGTGCGGCTGCTCTGGGCCGCCCTGGCCGCGGTGATGGTCGGATTGTATGTGGTGTTCAACGGACACTAA
- a CDS encoding DUF5703 domain-containing protein yields MRHVFLLFSLLPLISHAQSPELATNNITWTSPSKNAGESMPCGGGDIGLNVWAENGDVLFYIARSGTFDENNSLLKLGRVRLHLTPNPFDQGTFKQELALQTGDVTLTGKAGQTTAQVHVWVEVHRPVVHVEISSNARLSAEATYESWRFADRRTKGKENNQNSYKWAPQGDVSTRHDSIGFRNQDIEFFHQNRAQTVFDVTVQQQGLAAVKAQLYNPLHQLVFGGAMQGPNMRPAGTTRGQYLNTPYHGWKLRSQAPARTHSLVVALHTATVPTAPQWQQGLQQTLAAARQNPKAARQRTLAWWRDYWQRSYIHIQPNQAATNAPSGRPAATTSSCATCWAAMPSASGPPSSTAASSPTTRC; encoded by the coding sequence ATGCGGCATGTATTTCTGCTGTTTTCGCTGCTTCCGCTTATCTCCCACGCCCAAAGCCCCGAACTCGCCACCAACAACATCACCTGGACCAGCCCCAGCAAAAACGCGGGCGAATCGATGCCCTGCGGCGGCGGCGACATCGGCCTGAACGTGTGGGCCGAAAACGGCGACGTGCTGTTTTATATCGCCCGCAGCGGCACCTTTGATGAGAATAACTCGCTGCTGAAGCTGGGCCGCGTGCGCCTGCACCTCACGCCCAACCCCTTCGACCAGGGCACTTTCAAACAGGAATTAGCCCTGCAAACCGGCGACGTGACGCTCACCGGCAAAGCGGGCCAAACCACGGCCCAGGTGCATGTGTGGGTCGAGGTGCATAGGCCCGTCGTGCATGTCGAAATCAGCAGCAATGCCCGGCTGAGTGCCGAAGCCACCTATGAGAGCTGGCGCTTTGCCGACCGTCGCACCAAGGGCAAGGAAAACAACCAGAACTCCTACAAATGGGCGCCGCAGGGCGACGTCAGCACCCGGCACGACAGCATCGGGTTCCGCAATCAAGACATCGAGTTTTTCCACCAGAACCGGGCCCAAACGGTATTCGATGTGACGGTTCAGCAGCAAGGGCTGGCTGCGGTGAAAGCCCAGCTTTACAACCCACTCCACCAGCTGGTTTTTGGTGGCGCGATGCAGGGCCCCAATATGCGCCCGGCCGGCACTACCCGCGGCCAGTACCTCAACACCCCCTACCACGGCTGGAAGCTGCGGAGCCAGGCCCCGGCCCGCACGCATTCGCTGGTGGTGGCGCTGCACACGGCCACAGTGCCTACCGCGCCGCAGTGGCAGCAGGGGTTGCAGCAGACGCTGGCTGCCGCCAGGCAAAATCCCAAGGCCGCCCGCCAGCGCACCCTGGCCTGGTGGCGCGACTACTGGCAGCGCAGCTACATCCACATTCAGCCGAACCAAGCCGCCACCAATGCCCCGAGTGGCAGGCCGGCCGCAACTACCAGCTCATGCGCTACATGCTGGGCTGCAATGCCTTCGGCCAGTGGCCCACCAAGTTCAACGGCGGCCTCTTCACCTACGACCCGGTGCTGA
- a CDS encoding Gfo/Idh/MocA family oxidoreductase, producing MLTLGILGLGEGRSTMSAALNSPKWTLKTICDRNEDLCRHRAEEFNFHHYTTQYQDLLDDPEIDAVAIYTPDHMHAEHVAQALRAGKHVVCTKPFIDDLAKANELLELSRTSGKKLFVGQSSRFFEPMKRQRADFEAGLIGELITIEAYYHADHRWFLEKGWSLENAFKWLYGGLSHPVDFIRWYLPNIEEVMGYGMLSSNGAKGGLKHQDTMHFIFKSTDGRVARVSGCYTGPVQPVTRDSEMSCILRGTEGASQGDYMDLRYAITDRTGEECLITWEHKLKHYFRFEGKSHHAGEYQNYLEYFADSIEQDFTAYPDLKEGIGTIALLQAMDRSLSTGQPVKVQALLAEHGVVLD from the coding sequence ATGCTCACCTTAGGAATCCTGGGCCTCGGTGAAGGCCGCAGCACCATGTCGGCCGCCCTGAACAGCCCGAAATGGACGCTCAAAACCATCTGCGACCGCAACGAAGACCTGTGCCGGCACCGCGCCGAAGAATTTAACTTTCATCATTACACCACGCAGTACCAGGACCTGCTCGATGACCCGGAAATCGACGCCGTGGCCATCTACACGCCTGACCACATGCACGCCGAACACGTAGCCCAGGCGTTGCGAGCCGGCAAGCACGTGGTGTGCACCAAGCCGTTCATTGATGACCTAGCCAAAGCCAACGAGCTACTGGAGCTGAGCCGCACTTCGGGCAAAAAGCTATTCGTCGGCCAAAGCTCGCGGTTTTTCGAGCCCATGAAGCGGCAGCGGGCCGACTTCGAGGCGGGCCTCATCGGTGAGCTCATCACCATCGAAGCCTACTACCACGCCGACCACCGCTGGTTTCTGGAAAAAGGCTGGTCCCTGGAAAATGCTTTCAAATGGCTATACGGCGGCCTCAGCCACCCGGTGGATTTTATTCGCTGGTACCTGCCCAACATCGAGGAGGTGATGGGCTACGGTATGCTGAGCAGCAACGGCGCCAAGGGCGGCCTGAAGCACCAGGATACCATGCACTTCATCTTCAAAAGCACTGATGGCCGCGTGGCCCGCGTGAGCGGCTGCTATACCGGCCCGGTGCAGCCCGTGACGCGCGACTCGGAGATGAGCTGCATCCTGCGCGGCACCGAGGGCGCCAGCCAGGGCGACTACATGGACCTGCGCTACGCCATCACCGACCGCACCGGCGAGGAGTGCCTCATTACCTGGGAGCACAAGCTCAAGCACTACTTCCGCTTCGAGGGCAAGAGCCACCACGCCGGCGAATACCAGAACTACCTGGAGTATTTCGCCGATTCCATCGAGCAGGATTTCACCGCGTATCCTGATTTGAAAGAGGGAATTGGAACCATCGCACTACTGCAGGCCATGGACCGCTCGCTGAGCACCGGCCAGCCGGTGAAAGTGCAGGCGCTGCTGGCGGAGCATGGCGTTGTGCTCGATTAA
- a CDS encoding alpha-rhamnosidase, with translation MLLSATCAQAQAQTAPKATWIWYPGDYEIWLGNQMQNRRTERGTFFPVFWRMDSHYVLIDFHKDFDLAQPEEVELRAEGQYNVKLDGKPLTGAPTRLTVPAGKHRINLKVYNQATPPAVFVHGKTIASDGSWLVTYEDKEWIDASGKTSDQSGTTWLQAGTWNFDSPEARPSAYKLPTEVRRAARVERTAQGMVVDFGRETFGYVRLHGLQGKGQVAVYFGESKEEALATETCETLEYLPVDQPQKGDRTTSLSKAFRYVNIRPEAGVRLDSVSLLYEYAPVAERGKFRCSDAQLNKIWDVAAYTMHLNTREFFIDGIKRDRWVWSGDAYQSYLMNYYLYFDTPTVNRTQFALRGKDPVTSHINTIMDYSFYWFISVYDAYQYTGDKAQVQQLYPRMQSLMDYCLGRRNKDGLMEGLAGDWVFIDWADGLSKKGEVSFEQLLLCRSLESMALCAKLVDDQAGAQKYQQLATDLKAKIFATYWNAGKGALVHSRVNGQPTDNVTRYANMFAIFFDYLSPEQEQQVKKSVLLNPQVPKITTPYMRFYELEALCAMGEQPYVLKEMKSYWGGMLNEGATSFWEEYDPTKKGTEHLAMYGRPFGKSLCHAWGASPIYLLGKYYLGVKPLTPGYATYEIVPNLGGLQWMEGTVPTPQGDIAVRATPKELKVKGAVGTGTLRFASKSKPSCKGGKIVAKGSGQYELTLEKGREYVVTYQAL, from the coding sequence TTGCTACTATCAGCTACCTGCGCTCAAGCCCAAGCCCAGACTGCCCCCAAAGCCACTTGGATTTGGTACCCCGGCGACTACGAAATCTGGCTGGGCAACCAGATGCAGAATCGGCGCACCGAGCGCGGTACGTTCTTCCCGGTGTTCTGGCGGATGGACAGCCACTACGTCCTCATCGACTTCCACAAAGACTTCGACCTCGCGCAGCCCGAAGAAGTGGAGCTGCGCGCCGAGGGCCAGTACAACGTGAAGCTCGATGGCAAGCCGCTGACTGGGGCGCCCACGCGCCTAACGGTGCCCGCCGGCAAGCACCGGATTAACCTCAAAGTCTACAACCAAGCCACGCCGCCCGCGGTGTTCGTGCATGGCAAGACTATCGCATCGGATGGCTCGTGGCTGGTGACCTACGAGGACAAAGAGTGGATTGATGCTTCGGGCAAAACCTCTGACCAATCGGGCACTACGTGGCTTCAGGCAGGCACTTGGAATTTTGATTCGCCCGAGGCGCGGCCCTCGGCCTATAAGCTGCCGACGGAGGTACGCCGGGCCGCCCGCGTGGAGCGCACGGCCCAGGGCATGGTAGTGGACTTTGGCCGCGAAACCTTCGGCTACGTGCGGTTGCACGGGCTGCAAGGCAAGGGCCAGGTGGCGGTGTACTTCGGCGAATCGAAGGAAGAGGCCCTAGCCACCGAAACCTGCGAAACGCTGGAATACCTGCCCGTAGACCAGCCGCAAAAAGGCGACCGCACCACCAGTCTATCGAAGGCCTTTCGCTACGTGAACATCCGGCCGGAGGCGGGCGTGCGCCTCGATTCGGTGTCGCTGCTGTATGAGTACGCGCCGGTGGCGGAGCGGGGTAAATTCCGCTGTTCCGATGCGCAGCTGAATAAAATCTGGGACGTGGCGGCCTACACCATGCACCTCAATACGCGGGAGTTTTTCATCGACGGCATCAAGCGCGACCGGTGGGTGTGGTCGGGCGACGCCTACCAGAGCTACCTGATGAACTACTACCTCTACTTCGACACGCCGACGGTGAACCGCACGCAGTTTGCCCTGCGCGGCAAAGACCCGGTGACCAGCCACATCAACACCATCATGGACTACAGTTTTTACTGGTTCATCAGCGTGTACGATGCTTACCAGTACACGGGAGATAAAGCGCAAGTGCAGCAGCTCTACCCCCGCATGCAAAGCCTGATGGACTACTGCCTCGGCCGCCGTAATAAGGACGGCCTGATGGAAGGTCTGGCCGGCGATTGGGTGTTCATCGACTGGGCCGACGGGTTGAGCAAAAAGGGCGAAGTGAGCTTCGAGCAGCTGCTCCTGTGTCGTAGTCTAGAGAGCATGGCCCTATGTGCCAAATTGGTCGACGACCAGGCCGGTGCGCAGAAATACCAGCAGTTGGCCACCGACCTCAAGGCCAAAATATTCGCTACCTACTGGAATGCCGGCAAGGGCGCCCTAGTCCACAGCCGCGTCAACGGCCAGCCCACCGACAACGTGACGCGCTACGCCAACATGTTTGCCATCTTCTTCGACTACCTCAGCCCCGAGCAGGAGCAGCAGGTGAAGAAATCGGTGCTGCTGAACCCGCAGGTGCCCAAAATCACCACGCCCTACATGCGCTTCTACGAACTGGAAGCTCTGTGCGCGATGGGCGAGCAGCCCTATGTGCTCAAGGAAATGAAGAGCTACTGGGGCGGTATGCTGAACGAAGGCGCCACTTCGTTTTGGGAAGAATACGACCCCACTAAGAAGGGCACCGAGCACCTAGCTATGTACGGCCGGCCCTTCGGCAAGAGCCTGTGCCACGCCTGGGGCGCCAGCCCGATTTACCTGCTCGGCAAGTACTACCTCGGCGTGAAACCCCTCACGCCCGGCTACGCCACCTACGAAATCGTGCCCAACCTCGGTGGCTTGCAGTGGATGGAAGGCACCGTGCCCACGCCGCAGGGCGACATTGCCGTGCGGGCTACGCCAAAGGAGCTGAAGGTGAAAGGCGCCGTGGGCACCGGCACGCTGCGCTTTGCTAGCAAGTCAAAACCGAGCTGCAAAGGCGGCAAAATTGTGGCGAAAGGCAGCGGTCAATACGAGCTGACGCTGGAAAAAGGCCGGGAGTACGTGGTGACTTATCAAGCCTTGTAA
- a CDS encoding glycoside hydrolase family 127 protein gives MNVSNSVIRLGLLGLVLALAAVPAQAQQKALVNTSTSTHAKLSSVDMGSVQWTNGFWAERFDVCQKSMIPTMWALYHSDRNHAYKNFEIAAGLEKGEHKGPPFHDGDFFKLLEALSASYAVTHDPKLDQQLDEAIALIVKVQRPDGYISTQSTIAELNNPSQKAAFKNRLNFETYNLGHLMTAGCVHYRATGKTTLLNAAKKATDYLYNFYKTASPELARNAICPAHYMGVVEMYRTTRDPRYLELAKSLIDIRGLAADIGTDDNQDRIPFRQMQKAGGHAVRANYLFAGAADVYAETGDATLLTTLNKMWDDVTQHKMYVTGACGALYDGVSPDGTAYKPDTVQKIHQAYGRDYQLPNFTAHGETCANIGNVLWNWRMLQVTGDAKYADVLETALYNSVLSGISLDGQRFLYTNPLAYSDALPFHQRWSKDRVDYISLSNCCPPNVVRTIAEVNNYVYSTSDKGLWVNLYGGSTLNTKLKNGAPLKLRQETNYPWDGAVKLTLDQAPKKAFSVFLRVPGWCEGATVLVNGKPVAATLTPGSYAEINRQWKAGDRVELSLPMPAQLVEANPLVEETRNQVAVKRGPIVYCLENKDLTAGQKLSGLVIPAGTSFTPQHKQVENSDVVFLTGQATLMPEAAQWGSQLYRKLPAEKPTTVPVTLIPYYAWGNRGHADMEVWIPVSR, from the coding sequence ATGAACGTGTCAAATTCTGTAATTCGCCTGGGCCTTCTTGGGCTCGTGCTGGCCCTGGCAGCTGTGCCCGCGCAAGCCCAGCAAAAGGCCCTCGTAAACACGTCGACCAGCACCCACGCCAAGCTCAGCAGCGTGGACATGGGCAGCGTGCAGTGGACCAACGGCTTCTGGGCCGAGCGCTTTGACGTGTGCCAGAAGTCGATGATTCCGACCATGTGGGCGCTCTACCACTCCGACCGCAACCATGCTTACAAGAACTTCGAGATTGCCGCCGGGCTGGAGAAAGGCGAGCACAAGGGCCCGCCCTTCCACGACGGCGACTTCTTTAAGCTGTTGGAGGCGCTGTCGGCCTCTTACGCGGTGACGCACGACCCCAAGCTCGACCAGCAGCTCGACGAAGCCATTGCTTTGATTGTGAAAGTGCAGCGGCCCGATGGCTACATCAGCACTCAGAGCACCATTGCGGAGCTGAACAACCCGAGCCAGAAGGCCGCCTTCAAAAACCGGCTGAATTTCGAGACCTACAACCTGGGCCACCTGATGACGGCCGGCTGCGTGCACTACCGCGCCACGGGCAAGACCACGCTGCTGAATGCCGCGAAGAAAGCCACGGATTACCTGTATAACTTCTACAAAACGGCCTCGCCCGAGCTGGCGCGCAACGCCATCTGTCCGGCGCACTACATGGGCGTGGTGGAGATGTACCGCACCACCCGCGACCCGCGCTACCTGGAGCTGGCCAAAAGCCTGATTGACATCCGCGGGCTGGCCGCCGACATCGGCACCGATGACAACCAGGACCGCATTCCGTTCCGCCAGATGCAGAAGGCGGGCGGCCACGCCGTGCGGGCCAATTACCTCTTTGCCGGCGCGGCCGACGTGTACGCCGAAACCGGCGACGCGACCCTGCTCACGACCCTCAACAAAATGTGGGACGACGTGACGCAGCACAAAATGTACGTGACCGGGGCCTGCGGGGCGCTCTACGACGGCGTGTCGCCCGACGGCACGGCCTACAAGCCCGACACGGTGCAGAAAATCCACCAGGCTTACGGCCGCGACTACCAATTGCCCAACTTCACGGCCCACGGCGAAACCTGCGCCAACATCGGCAACGTGCTCTGGAACTGGCGCATGCTCCAGGTAACCGGCGACGCCAAGTACGCCGACGTGCTGGAAACCGCCCTCTACAACAGCGTGCTCTCCGGCATCAGCCTCGATGGCCAGCGCTTTCTCTACACCAACCCGCTGGCGTATTCCGACGCGCTGCCCTTCCACCAGCGCTGGTCCAAGGACCGGGTCGACTACATCAGCCTCTCCAACTGCTGCCCGCCCAACGTGGTGCGCACCATTGCCGAGGTGAACAACTACGTGTACAGCACTTCCGACAAAGGCCTGTGGGTGAACCTCTACGGTGGCAGCACGCTGAACACCAAGCTGAAGAACGGCGCGCCGCTGAAGCTGCGCCAGGAAACGAATTACCCCTGGGACGGCGCCGTGAAGCTCACCCTGGACCAAGCGCCCAAGAAGGCATTTTCGGTGTTTTTGCGGGTGCCGGGCTGGTGCGAAGGCGCCACGGTGCTCGTCAACGGCAAGCCCGTGGCGGCCACCCTCACGCCCGGCAGCTACGCCGAAATCAACCGCCAGTGGAAAGCCGGTGACCGGGTGGAGCTGAGCCTGCCCATGCCCGCCCAACTGGTGGAAGCCAACCCTTTGGTGGAGGAAACCCGCAACCAGGTAGCCGTGAAGCGCGGCCCCATCGTGTACTGCCTCGAGAACAAGGACCTTACGGCCGGCCAGAAGCTTTCGGGCCTCGTCATTCCCGCTGGCACCAGCTTCACGCCGCAGCACAAACAGGTGGAAAACAGCGACGTTGTATTCCTTACCGGCCAGGCCACGCTCATGCCCGAAGCAGCGCAGTGGGGCTCGCAGCTCTACCGCAAGCTGCCCGCCGAAAAGCCCACCACGGTCCCGGTCACGCTCATCCCCTACTACGCCTGGGGCAACCGCGGCCACGCCGATATGGAGGTATGGATTCCGGTGAGTCGTTAG
- a CDS encoding L-rhamnose mutarotase: MERPLRTSALLCGNRRLRGLLLLLLFPQLVQAQAGEKMSAVEIIGPGKTPVPSGNLVALCRKYQVSTAGLYRWQNHLVAYGKTASIQALQKNLAAIYAGNEVKFYAAPFYKFDRHYCSDKTIAKQWDNIILTANLVKDPVKRKEYLSYHATQFQKWPEVAQGFCNASFQQLLVFRQGRQLMLVISIPKGASLDELNPKTSLNNPRVDEWNKLMKQYQEGLPGTKPGETWVFLKPVAQKQQVLIQR; this comes from the coding sequence ATGGAACGTCCTTTGCGTACCTCTGCGCTCCTCTGCGGGAACCGTCGCCTGCGCGGCTTGCTGCTGTTGCTGCTGTTCCCGCAGTTAGTCCAGGCGCAAGCCGGCGAAAAGATGTCGGCGGTAGAAATCATCGGTCCCGGCAAAACGCCGGTTCCATCCGGCAACTTGGTGGCGCTGTGCCGCAAATACCAGGTGTCAACTGCCGGCCTGTACCGCTGGCAAAACCACCTCGTTGCCTACGGCAAAACCGCCAGCATCCAAGCGCTGCAAAAGAATCTGGCCGCTATTTATGCCGGCAATGAAGTAAAATTCTACGCCGCTCCCTTCTACAAATTCGACCGGCATTATTGCTCGGATAAAACCATTGCCAAACAGTGGGATAATATCATTCTCACGGCTAATCTGGTCAAGGACCCCGTCAAGCGGAAGGAGTACCTGAGCTACCACGCCACCCAGTTTCAGAAGTGGCCAGAAGTGGCACAGGGTTTCTGCAATGCCAGCTTTCAGCAGCTGCTGGTGTTCCGGCAGGGCCGGCAGCTGATGCTGGTTATTAGCATTCCGAAGGGCGCCAGCCTTGATGAGCTGAATCCCAAAACCTCGCTGAACAACCCGCGCGTGGACGAATGGAACAAGCTGATGAAGCAGTACCAGGAAGGCCTGCCCGGCACCAAGCCGGGTGAGACGTGGGTGTTCCTGAAACCGGTGGCTCAGAAGCAACAGGTGCTAATCCAAAGATAG
- a CDS encoding sialate O-acetylesterase yields the protein MKLKPLFLFCLTLFLPLFTHAQLRLASLFTDNMVMQQQADCAVWGWAKAGNTITVSPSWSKQKYTAQVDAAGKWRLKVKTPAASYTPYTLSISGDGPAVQLKNVLVGEVWLCGGQSNMEMPMKGFKGQPVLGSNEAIIHSKNEQLRLYTVPRSSVTEPQENSKPSPWRLSEPEAVGNFSATAYYFGRLLQEQLRVPVGLLHCSYSGSFIEAWMDAENLRQFAGVKIPAKGDTIKLVSRTATTLYNGMLHPIEGYGIKGAIWYQGESNYDRPDEYAQLFAAMVKQWRTKWGMGDFPFYYAQIAPFDYTRTSKNKGGKYNSAFIRDTQRKLQDQVPNTGMAVLLDVGEETSIHPMRKEPGGTRLALLALAQTYGLKGFGALSPSYESLTVKDNTATVRFKNSPMGMTTFGQELTGFEIAGADQKWYPAKASISGSSITVSAEAVKAPVAVRYAFQDFTKATLFSNEGLPVSSFRTDDWAQ from the coding sequence ATGAAGCTCAAGCCTCTTTTTCTCTTTTGCCTCACGCTATTTCTCCCGCTGTTCACCCACGCCCAGCTCCGCCTGGCCTCGCTGTTCACCGACAACATGGTGATGCAGCAGCAGGCCGACTGCGCTGTGTGGGGCTGGGCCAAGGCCGGCAACACCATCACCGTCAGTCCTTCATGGAGCAAGCAGAAATACACGGCCCAAGTCGACGCGGCCGGCAAGTGGCGGCTGAAAGTAAAAACGCCGGCCGCGAGCTATACCCCCTACACGCTGAGCATCAGCGGCGACGGCCCGGCCGTGCAGCTCAAAAACGTGCTGGTGGGCGAAGTGTGGCTCTGCGGCGGGCAGTCGAACATGGAAATGCCGATGAAGGGCTTCAAAGGCCAGCCTGTGCTGGGCTCGAATGAGGCAATTATTCATTCCAAAAACGAACAGCTGCGCCTCTACACCGTGCCCCGCTCCTCGGTAACCGAGCCGCAGGAAAACAGCAAGCCCTCGCCCTGGCGCTTGTCCGAGCCCGAGGCCGTGGGCAACTTCAGCGCCACGGCCTACTACTTCGGGCGGCTGTTGCAGGAGCAACTGCGGGTGCCGGTGGGCCTGCTGCACTGCAGCTACAGCGGCTCCTTCATCGAGGCCTGGATGGACGCGGAGAACCTGCGGCAGTTTGCCGGCGTGAAGATTCCGGCCAAGGGCGACACCATCAAGCTGGTGAGCCGCACGGCTACCACGCTCTACAACGGCATGCTGCACCCCATTGAGGGCTACGGCATCAAGGGCGCCATCTGGTACCAGGGTGAGTCGAACTACGACCGGCCCGACGAGTACGCACAGCTGTTCGCCGCCATGGTGAAGCAGTGGCGCACCAAGTGGGGCATGGGCGACTTCCCGTTCTACTACGCCCAGATTGCGCCCTTCGACTACACCCGCACCTCCAAAAACAAGGGCGGCAAATACAACTCGGCCTTCATTCGCGACACCCAGCGCAAGCTGCAGGACCAGGTGCCCAACACCGGTATGGCTGTCTTGCTTGACGTGGGCGAGGAAACCAGCATCCACCCCATGCGCAAGGAGCCCGGCGGCACGCGCCTGGCGTTGCTGGCCCTGGCCCAAACCTACGGCCTGAAAGGCTTCGGCGCCCTCAGCCCGAGCTACGAATCGTTGACGGTGAAAGACAACACGGCCACCGTGCGCTTCAAGAATTCGCCGATGGGCATGACCACCTTCGGGCAGGAATTGACCGGCTTCGAAATAGCCGGCGCCGACCAGAAATGGTACCCGGCCAAAGCCAGCATCAGCGGCAGCAGCATCACCGTTTCGGCCGAGGCAGTGAAGGCGCCGGTGGCGGTGCGCTACGCGTTTCAGGACTTCACCAAGGCCACGCTGTTCAGCAACGAAGGCCTGCCAGTGTCGTCGTTCCGCACGGATGATTGGGCGCAATGA